In Helicobacter mastomyrinus, a single genomic region encodes these proteins:
- a CDS encoding 23S rRNA (pseudouridine(1915)-N(3))-methyltransferase RlmH — translation MQINIYSITKKDAAYRALQEELCMRCKPFGANIKHFELFPQSVKNAQKISLNKAQQSYTHIFTPYLNTNGLNIALDPGGKSYDSHSFAHLIESHQLIQFFIGGAYGLEKSFVNLTHAVSLSAMTLSHKIAKLVLCEQIYRALSILSSHPYHK, via the coding sequence ATGCAAATCAACATTTATTCTATAACTAAAAAAGACGCCGCTTATCGAGCATTGCAAGAGGAGCTATGTATGCGATGTAAGCCATTTGGTGCAAATATCAAGCATTTTGAGCTATTCCCCCAATCTGTGAAAAATGCCCAAAAAATCTCTTTAAATAAAGCACAGCAGAGCTATACGCATATTTTTACCCCTTATCTTAATACGAATGGGCTTAATATCGCCCTTGACCCAGGGGGAAAAAGCTATGATTCTCATAGTTTTGCGCATTTGATAGAATCTCACCAACTCATACAATTTTTTATCGGTGGGGCTTATGGGCTTGAAAAATCTTTTGTGAATCTCACTCACGCGGTGAGCCTAAGCGCGATGACATTAAGCCATAAAATCGCCAAGCTTGTGCTATGTGAGCAAATCTATCGGGCATTAAGCATTTTATCATCTCACCCTTATCATAAATAG